Part of the Labrenzia sp. PHM005 genome is shown below.
CTTGCTTCCAACGCTGTAAACAGGTCGACAAACTCAGCCATTTCTCCATGTCCCTCTATAACGAGGCCACTCGTCAGAAATTTATCGCTATACCGCGTCTGGGTCTGCGAAATGCTTATCAATGAGATGTTATTTTGAGCCGACACAGACTGCACCTGTTCTTGCACCTTTGCAGATATCACTGCCGGGCTCTCGGCTCCCCATATGTCGTCTTTGATCGGAATAGCTCGCTGTGCCTGACGGTCTTTGTTCCGTTCAATGATGATTTCAAGACGACCAAGCTGCTTTCGCGCGGTTTCAATTTCGTCA
Proteins encoded:
- the gspM gene encoding type II secretion system protein GspM, with the translated sequence MNLPVSIGKRGSRWAAFAILIGLIILFCTTIIAPLVSAQLELNDEIETARKQLGRLEIIIERNKDRQAQRAIPIKDDIWGAESPAVISAKVQEQVQSVSAQNNISLISISQTQTRYSDKFLTSGLVIEGHGEMAEFVDLFTALEASRPLLFLDKLKVRQYQPPSGLKSGERLPIAVRFELHAPYRTEAKAR